A window from Citrus sinensis cultivar Valencia sweet orange chromosome 3, DVS_A1.0, whole genome shotgun sequence encodes these proteins:
- the LOC102620367 gene encoding nodulin homeobox isoform X2 produces MKHAREEPFGNAERVIDLISAVNELHGFSSQELNKILRDSENFSIHCYNKKGSSIKVDVEKLARFLPLHLIAVLISSGRDEESFRYLLRGIRLLHSLLDLTSRHIKLEQILLDDVKVSEQLLDLVFYLLIVLGHYRQDYHDSSPMLMLHSTLVACSLYLLTGCISSQWQDLVQVVLAHPKIDIFMDATFGAVHVSIMFLQIKLSEQHSDVCLHPHEQVVNFICQQCEASLQFLQSLCQQKVFRERLLRNKELCAKGGVLFLAQSILKLSIMPPFVESSTVVTSVSRLKAKVLSILLHLCEAESISYLDEVASSPESLDLAKSVSLEVFDLLRTALIKDPKHFGSCMGRTYPTGLLQLNAMRLADIFSDDSNFRSYITMCFTEVLSAIFSLSHRDFLFIWCSSEFPTREEDATVEYDLFAAAGWALDTVSSSATKVEFSLIQSSMPQASYAHNRTSLFVKVIANLHCFIPNICEEQERNLFLNKFLGCLRMDPSKVLPGFSFTSGPQKASTVCRNLRSLLSHAESLTPIFLNEEDVTLLRIFFQQLESSINSAEIEGDQVQIQESKFEESVSCDKFSKLNLSEHHQSSRGCQSPVQSKEPSNLLNNANGGDLREEMSENSAFQEDRFDSRSNLMDQGDDMMRQDNRENKDKVGMPGSSREVDKDVQIVGSSGSDTSPLGGKNFVDQVENVEFPKPNEPIKESVFGGVQEEEKVETVQSEEKQQRKRKRTIMNDNQMALIERALLDEPDMQRNTSSIRLWASRLSHHGSEVTSSQLKNWLNNRKARLARASKDARASSEADNSFTGKQSGPGLRQSHDSPDSPGEDHLPLNSRGTRSTLRTGADDNLEALTDIVDIGASEFAQRKAGQLVVLLDGQGEEIGSGRVHQVYGKWTGRNLEESGTCAVDVVELKAERWAPLPHPSEAAGSSFGEAEAKLGVMRVLWDTNKMYGLRTRNK; encoded by the exons ATGAAACATGCAAGGGAAGAACCGTTTGGTAATGCTGAACGA GTCATTGACTTGATTTCAGCAGTTAATGAGTTGCATGGGTTTAGCTCTCAAGagcttaataaaatactaCGAGACTCTGAGAATTTTTCGATTCACTGCTATAATAAAAAAGGATCGTCAATAAAG GTTGATGTGGAAAAACTTGCAAGATTTCTTCCTTTACACCTCATTGCAGTGCTTATATCATCTGGCAGAGATGAGGAATCATTTAGATATTTGTTACGTGGTATTCGGCTTTTGCATTCCTTGTTGGATCTAACATCTCGGCATATTAAACTTGAGCAG ATTTTGCTTGATGACGTAAAAGTTTCTGAGCAGCTGCTTGATTTGGTGTTCTATTTACTAATCGTTCTTGGTCATTACAGACAG GACTACCACGATTCAAGCCCCATGCTCATGCTGCATTCAACACTAGTGGCATGCAGTCTATATTTGTTAACAGGATGTATATCTTCACAGTGGCAGGATCTTGTTCAAGTAGTACTGGCACATCCTAAG ATTGACATATTTATGGATGCCACTTTTGGAGCTGTACATGTAAGCATCATGTTTCTTCAGATAAAACTGTCAGAACAACATTCTGATGTCTGCCTACATCCACATGAACAAGTGGTAAACTTCATCTGCCAGCAATGCGAAGCTTCTTTACAGTTTCTTCAGTCTCTGTGCCAACAGAAAGTGTTTCGAGAGCGCCTACTCCGGAATAAG GAACTTTGTGCAAAGGGTGGTGTTCTTTTTCTCGCACAATCCATCTTGAAGTTAAGCATTATGCCACCATTTGTAGAGTCGTCCACGGTTGTGACTTCTGTTTCCAGGCTGAAAGCTAAAGTCCTGTCTATT CTCTTGCACTTGTGTGAAGCAGAAAGCATTTCTTACCTGGATGAAGTTGCCAGCTCTCCAGAAAGCCTGGATTTGGCAAAGTCTGTTTCTTTAGAG GTTTTTGACTTGTTGAGGACTGCACTTATAAAGGATCCTAAACACTTTGGTTCTTGCATGGGCAGAACCTACCCAACAGGGCTTTTGCAACTTAATGCCATGCGTCTAGCTGATATCTTTTCGGATGATTCCAATTTTCGATCATATATTACAATGTGTTTT ACTGAAGTTCTGAGCGCAATATTTTCACTATCTCATAGAgattttttgttcatttggTGTTCTTCCGAGTTCCCCACAAGGGAAGAAGATGCCACTGTGGAGTATGATTTATTTGCAGCAGCTGGGTGGGCTTTGGATACTGTTTCATCGAGTGCAACAAAAGTAGAATTCTCATTAATCCAAAGTAGTATGCCTCAGGCTTCATATGCACATAATAGAACATCGTTATTTGTTAAAGTAATTGCAAATCTCCATTGTTTTATTCCCAATATCTGTGAAG AGCAGGAGAGAAATCTCTTTCTCAACAAGTTCTTGGGGTGTTTGCGAATGGATCCATCTAAAGTGTTACCTGGGTTTTCCTTCACTTCTGGTCCCCAGAAAGCTTCCACTGTTTGCAGGAACCTTC GTTCATTGTTAAGTCATGCTGAATCTCTGACTCCTATTTTTCTGAACGAGGAAGATGTAACTCTCTTAAG GATATTTTTTCAGCAATTAGAATCATCCATTAATTCTGCTGAAATTGAAGGCGATCAAGTTCAA ATTCAAGAAAGCAAATTTGAGGAATCAGTTTCTTGTGATAAGTTCTCAAAACTCAATCTTAGTGAGCATCATCAG AGCTCAAGGGGATGCCAATCACCAGTACAAAGTAAAGAACCTTCAAATCTTCTTAATAATGCAAATGGCGGTGATCTGAGAGAGGAAATGTCAGAGAATTCAGCTTTTCAAGAGGACAGATTTGATAGCAGAAGTAACCTTATGGATCAAGGGGATGATATGATGAGGCAAGATAAcagagaaaataaagataaagttGGTATGCCTGGAAGTTCAAGAGAAGTCGACAAAGATGTCCAGATTGTTGGAAGTAGCGGTTCAGATACAAGTCCCCTGGGAGGAAAGAATTTTGTTGATCAAGTGGAAAATGTTGAGTTTCCAAAACCGAATGAGCCTATCAAAGAAAGTGTGTTTGGAGGAGTTCAAGAGGAGGAAAAGGTTGAAACTGTTCAGAGTGAGGAAAAGCAGCAGAGAAAACGGAAGCGAACCATAATGAATGATAACCAAATGGCACTTATTGAGAGGGCCCTCTTGGATGAACCTGATATGCAGCGAAATACATCTTCAATACGATTATGGGCTAGCAGATTAAGTCATCAT GGTTCTGAGGTTACATCTTCGCAGCTGAAAAACTG GCTCAATAATCGGAAAGCCAGACTAGCTCGTGCTAGTAAGGATGCTCGTGCATCTTCAGAGGCTGACAATTCTTTTACTGGAAAGCAAAGTGGGCCAGGGTTGAGGCAATCACATGACTCACCTGATAGCCCTGGAGAAGATCATCTCCCATTAAATTCAAGAGGCACTAGAAGCACATTGAGAACTGGTGCTGATGATAACTTGGAGGCATTAACTGATATTGTTGACATTGGCGCATCTGAATTTGCTCAGCGTAAGGCGGGTCAGTTGGTTGTGCTTTTAGATGGGCAAGGAGAAGAGATAGGCTCAGGAAGAGTACATCAGGTGTATGGTAAATGGACTGGAAGGAACTTGGAGGAATCAGGGACGTGCGCTGTGGATGTGGTTGAGCTAAAGGCTGAGAGATGGGCGCCTCTCCCGCACCCATCGGAAGCTGCAGGTTCCTCATTTGGTGAGGCTGAAGCAAAGCTTGGGGTAATGAGAGTTTTGTGGGATACGAACAAAATGTACGGGTTGCGGACTCGAAACAAATGA
- the LOC102620367 gene encoding nodulin homeobox isoform X1 → MKHAREEPFGNAERVIDLISAVNELHGFSSQELNKILRDSENFSIHCYNKKGSSIKVDVEKLARFLPLHLIAVLISSGRDEESFRYLLRGIRLLHSLLDLTSRHIKLEQILLDDVKVSEQLLDLVFYLLIVLGHYRQDYHDSSPMLMLHSTLVACSLYLLTGCISSQWQDLVQVVLAHPKIDIFMDATFGAVHVSIMFLQIKLSEQHSDVCLHPHEQVVNFICQQCEASLQFLQSLCQQKVFRERLLRNKELCAKGGVLFLAQSILKLSIMPPFVESSTVVTSVSRLKAKVLSILLHLCEAESISYLDEVASSPESLDLAKSVSLEVFDLLRTALIKDPKHFGSCMGRTYPTGLLQLNAMRLADIFSDDSNFRSYITMCFTEVLSAIFSLSHRDFLFIWCSSEFPTREEDATVEYDLFAAAGWALDTVSSSATKVEFSLIQSSMPQASYAHNRTSLFVKVIANLHCFIPNICEEQERNLFLNKFLGCLRMDPSKVLPGFSFTSGPQKASTVCRNLRSLLSHAESLTPIFLNEEDVTLLRIFFQQLESSINSAEIEGDQVQIQESKFEESVSCDKFSKLNLSEHHQEAQSSRGCQSPVQSKEPSNLLNNANGGDLREEMSENSAFQEDRFDSRSNLMDQGDDMMRQDNRENKDKVGMPGSSREVDKDVQIVGSSGSDTSPLGGKNFVDQVENVEFPKPNEPIKESVFGGVQEEEKVETVQSEEKQQRKRKRTIMNDNQMALIERALLDEPDMQRNTSSIRLWASRLSHHGSEVTSSQLKNWLNNRKARLARASKDARASSEADNSFTGKQSGPGLRQSHDSPDSPGEDHLPLNSRGTRSTLRTGADDNLEALTDIVDIGASEFAQRKAGQLVVLLDGQGEEIGSGRVHQVYGKWTGRNLEESGTCAVDVVELKAERWAPLPHPSEAAGSSFGEAEAKLGVMRVLWDTNKMYGLRTRNK, encoded by the exons ATGAAACATGCAAGGGAAGAACCGTTTGGTAATGCTGAACGA GTCATTGACTTGATTTCAGCAGTTAATGAGTTGCATGGGTTTAGCTCTCAAGagcttaataaaatactaCGAGACTCTGAGAATTTTTCGATTCACTGCTATAATAAAAAAGGATCGTCAATAAAG GTTGATGTGGAAAAACTTGCAAGATTTCTTCCTTTACACCTCATTGCAGTGCTTATATCATCTGGCAGAGATGAGGAATCATTTAGATATTTGTTACGTGGTATTCGGCTTTTGCATTCCTTGTTGGATCTAACATCTCGGCATATTAAACTTGAGCAG ATTTTGCTTGATGACGTAAAAGTTTCTGAGCAGCTGCTTGATTTGGTGTTCTATTTACTAATCGTTCTTGGTCATTACAGACAG GACTACCACGATTCAAGCCCCATGCTCATGCTGCATTCAACACTAGTGGCATGCAGTCTATATTTGTTAACAGGATGTATATCTTCACAGTGGCAGGATCTTGTTCAAGTAGTACTGGCACATCCTAAG ATTGACATATTTATGGATGCCACTTTTGGAGCTGTACATGTAAGCATCATGTTTCTTCAGATAAAACTGTCAGAACAACATTCTGATGTCTGCCTACATCCACATGAACAAGTGGTAAACTTCATCTGCCAGCAATGCGAAGCTTCTTTACAGTTTCTTCAGTCTCTGTGCCAACAGAAAGTGTTTCGAGAGCGCCTACTCCGGAATAAG GAACTTTGTGCAAAGGGTGGTGTTCTTTTTCTCGCACAATCCATCTTGAAGTTAAGCATTATGCCACCATTTGTAGAGTCGTCCACGGTTGTGACTTCTGTTTCCAGGCTGAAAGCTAAAGTCCTGTCTATT CTCTTGCACTTGTGTGAAGCAGAAAGCATTTCTTACCTGGATGAAGTTGCCAGCTCTCCAGAAAGCCTGGATTTGGCAAAGTCTGTTTCTTTAGAG GTTTTTGACTTGTTGAGGACTGCACTTATAAAGGATCCTAAACACTTTGGTTCTTGCATGGGCAGAACCTACCCAACAGGGCTTTTGCAACTTAATGCCATGCGTCTAGCTGATATCTTTTCGGATGATTCCAATTTTCGATCATATATTACAATGTGTTTT ACTGAAGTTCTGAGCGCAATATTTTCACTATCTCATAGAgattttttgttcatttggTGTTCTTCCGAGTTCCCCACAAGGGAAGAAGATGCCACTGTGGAGTATGATTTATTTGCAGCAGCTGGGTGGGCTTTGGATACTGTTTCATCGAGTGCAACAAAAGTAGAATTCTCATTAATCCAAAGTAGTATGCCTCAGGCTTCATATGCACATAATAGAACATCGTTATTTGTTAAAGTAATTGCAAATCTCCATTGTTTTATTCCCAATATCTGTGAAG AGCAGGAGAGAAATCTCTTTCTCAACAAGTTCTTGGGGTGTTTGCGAATGGATCCATCTAAAGTGTTACCTGGGTTTTCCTTCACTTCTGGTCCCCAGAAAGCTTCCACTGTTTGCAGGAACCTTC GTTCATTGTTAAGTCATGCTGAATCTCTGACTCCTATTTTTCTGAACGAGGAAGATGTAACTCTCTTAAG GATATTTTTTCAGCAATTAGAATCATCCATTAATTCTGCTGAAATTGAAGGCGATCAAGTTCAA ATTCAAGAAAGCAAATTTGAGGAATCAGTTTCTTGTGATAAGTTCTCAAAACTCAATCTTAGTGAGCATCATCAG GAGGCTCAGAGCTCAAGGGGATGCCAATCACCAGTACAAAGTAAAGAACCTTCAAATCTTCTTAATAATGCAAATGGCGGTGATCTGAGAGAGGAAATGTCAGAGAATTCAGCTTTTCAAGAGGACAGATTTGATAGCAGAAGTAACCTTATGGATCAAGGGGATGATATGATGAGGCAAGATAAcagagaaaataaagataaagttGGTATGCCTGGAAGTTCAAGAGAAGTCGACAAAGATGTCCAGATTGTTGGAAGTAGCGGTTCAGATACAAGTCCCCTGGGAGGAAAGAATTTTGTTGATCAAGTGGAAAATGTTGAGTTTCCAAAACCGAATGAGCCTATCAAAGAAAGTGTGTTTGGAGGAGTTCAAGAGGAGGAAAAGGTTGAAACTGTTCAGAGTGAGGAAAAGCAGCAGAGAAAACGGAAGCGAACCATAATGAATGATAACCAAATGGCACTTATTGAGAGGGCCCTCTTGGATGAACCTGATATGCAGCGAAATACATCTTCAATACGATTATGGGCTAGCAGATTAAGTCATCAT GGTTCTGAGGTTACATCTTCGCAGCTGAAAAACTG GCTCAATAATCGGAAAGCCAGACTAGCTCGTGCTAGTAAGGATGCTCGTGCATCTTCAGAGGCTGACAATTCTTTTACTGGAAAGCAAAGTGGGCCAGGGTTGAGGCAATCACATGACTCACCTGATAGCCCTGGAGAAGATCATCTCCCATTAAATTCAAGAGGCACTAGAAGCACATTGAGAACTGGTGCTGATGATAACTTGGAGGCATTAACTGATATTGTTGACATTGGCGCATCTGAATTTGCTCAGCGTAAGGCGGGTCAGTTGGTTGTGCTTTTAGATGGGCAAGGAGAAGAGATAGGCTCAGGAAGAGTACATCAGGTGTATGGTAAATGGACTGGAAGGAACTTGGAGGAATCAGGGACGTGCGCTGTGGATGTGGTTGAGCTAAAGGCTGAGAGATGGGCGCCTCTCCCGCACCCATCGGAAGCTGCAGGTTCCTCATTTGGTGAGGCTGAAGCAAAGCTTGGGGTAATGAGAGTTTTGTGGGATACGAACAAAATGTACGGGTTGCGGACTCGAAACAAATGA
- the LOC102620367 gene encoding nodulin homeobox isoform X3 has protein sequence MKHAREEPFGNAERVIDLISAVNELHGFSSQELNKILRDSENFSIHCYNKKGSSIKVDVEKLARFLPLHLIAVLISSGRDEESFRYLLRGIRLLHSLLDLTSRHIKLEQILLDDVKVSEQLLDLVFYLLIVLGHYRQDYHDSSPMLMLHSTLVACSLYLLTGCISSQWQDLVQVVLAHPKIDIFMDATFGAVHVSIMFLQIKLSEQHSDVCLHPHEQVVNFICQQCEASLQFLQSLCQQKVFRERLLRNKELCAKGGVLFLAQSILKLSIMPPFVESSTVVTSVSRLKAKVLSILLHLCEAESISYLDEVASSPESLDLAKSVSLEVFDLLRTALIKDPKHFGSCMGRTYPTGLLQLNAMRLADIFSDDSNFRSYITMCFTEVLSAIFSLSHRDFLFIWCSSEFPTREEDATVEYDLFAAAGWALDTVSSSATKVEFSLIQSSMPQASYAHNRTSLFVKVIANLHCFIPNICEEQERNLFLNKFLGCLRMDPSKVLPGFSFTSGPQKASTVCRNLRSLLSHAESLTPIFLNEEDVTLLRIFFQQLESSINSAEIEGDQVQEAQSSRGCQSPVQSKEPSNLLNNANGGDLREEMSENSAFQEDRFDSRSNLMDQGDDMMRQDNRENKDKVGMPGSSREVDKDVQIVGSSGSDTSPLGGKNFVDQVENVEFPKPNEPIKESVFGGVQEEEKVETVQSEEKQQRKRKRTIMNDNQMALIERALLDEPDMQRNTSSIRLWASRLSHHGSEVTSSQLKNWLNNRKARLARASKDARASSEADNSFTGKQSGPGLRQSHDSPDSPGEDHLPLNSRGTRSTLRTGADDNLEALTDIVDIGASEFAQRKAGQLVVLLDGQGEEIGSGRVHQVYGKWTGRNLEESGTCAVDVVELKAERWAPLPHPSEAAGSSFGEAEAKLGVMRVLWDTNKMYGLRTRNK, from the exons ATGAAACATGCAAGGGAAGAACCGTTTGGTAATGCTGAACGA GTCATTGACTTGATTTCAGCAGTTAATGAGTTGCATGGGTTTAGCTCTCAAGagcttaataaaatactaCGAGACTCTGAGAATTTTTCGATTCACTGCTATAATAAAAAAGGATCGTCAATAAAG GTTGATGTGGAAAAACTTGCAAGATTTCTTCCTTTACACCTCATTGCAGTGCTTATATCATCTGGCAGAGATGAGGAATCATTTAGATATTTGTTACGTGGTATTCGGCTTTTGCATTCCTTGTTGGATCTAACATCTCGGCATATTAAACTTGAGCAG ATTTTGCTTGATGACGTAAAAGTTTCTGAGCAGCTGCTTGATTTGGTGTTCTATTTACTAATCGTTCTTGGTCATTACAGACAG GACTACCACGATTCAAGCCCCATGCTCATGCTGCATTCAACACTAGTGGCATGCAGTCTATATTTGTTAACAGGATGTATATCTTCACAGTGGCAGGATCTTGTTCAAGTAGTACTGGCACATCCTAAG ATTGACATATTTATGGATGCCACTTTTGGAGCTGTACATGTAAGCATCATGTTTCTTCAGATAAAACTGTCAGAACAACATTCTGATGTCTGCCTACATCCACATGAACAAGTGGTAAACTTCATCTGCCAGCAATGCGAAGCTTCTTTACAGTTTCTTCAGTCTCTGTGCCAACAGAAAGTGTTTCGAGAGCGCCTACTCCGGAATAAG GAACTTTGTGCAAAGGGTGGTGTTCTTTTTCTCGCACAATCCATCTTGAAGTTAAGCATTATGCCACCATTTGTAGAGTCGTCCACGGTTGTGACTTCTGTTTCCAGGCTGAAAGCTAAAGTCCTGTCTATT CTCTTGCACTTGTGTGAAGCAGAAAGCATTTCTTACCTGGATGAAGTTGCCAGCTCTCCAGAAAGCCTGGATTTGGCAAAGTCTGTTTCTTTAGAG GTTTTTGACTTGTTGAGGACTGCACTTATAAAGGATCCTAAACACTTTGGTTCTTGCATGGGCAGAACCTACCCAACAGGGCTTTTGCAACTTAATGCCATGCGTCTAGCTGATATCTTTTCGGATGATTCCAATTTTCGATCATATATTACAATGTGTTTT ACTGAAGTTCTGAGCGCAATATTTTCACTATCTCATAGAgattttttgttcatttggTGTTCTTCCGAGTTCCCCACAAGGGAAGAAGATGCCACTGTGGAGTATGATTTATTTGCAGCAGCTGGGTGGGCTTTGGATACTGTTTCATCGAGTGCAACAAAAGTAGAATTCTCATTAATCCAAAGTAGTATGCCTCAGGCTTCATATGCACATAATAGAACATCGTTATTTGTTAAAGTAATTGCAAATCTCCATTGTTTTATTCCCAATATCTGTGAAG AGCAGGAGAGAAATCTCTTTCTCAACAAGTTCTTGGGGTGTTTGCGAATGGATCCATCTAAAGTGTTACCTGGGTTTTCCTTCACTTCTGGTCCCCAGAAAGCTTCCACTGTTTGCAGGAACCTTC GTTCATTGTTAAGTCATGCTGAATCTCTGACTCCTATTTTTCTGAACGAGGAAGATGTAACTCTCTTAAG GATATTTTTTCAGCAATTAGAATCATCCATTAATTCTGCTGAAATTGAAGGCGATCAAGTTCAA GAGGCTCAGAGCTCAAGGGGATGCCAATCACCAGTACAAAGTAAAGAACCTTCAAATCTTCTTAATAATGCAAATGGCGGTGATCTGAGAGAGGAAATGTCAGAGAATTCAGCTTTTCAAGAGGACAGATTTGATAGCAGAAGTAACCTTATGGATCAAGGGGATGATATGATGAGGCAAGATAAcagagaaaataaagataaagttGGTATGCCTGGAAGTTCAAGAGAAGTCGACAAAGATGTCCAGATTGTTGGAAGTAGCGGTTCAGATACAAGTCCCCTGGGAGGAAAGAATTTTGTTGATCAAGTGGAAAATGTTGAGTTTCCAAAACCGAATGAGCCTATCAAAGAAAGTGTGTTTGGAGGAGTTCAAGAGGAGGAAAAGGTTGAAACTGTTCAGAGTGAGGAAAAGCAGCAGAGAAAACGGAAGCGAACCATAATGAATGATAACCAAATGGCACTTATTGAGAGGGCCCTCTTGGATGAACCTGATATGCAGCGAAATACATCTTCAATACGATTATGGGCTAGCAGATTAAGTCATCAT GGTTCTGAGGTTACATCTTCGCAGCTGAAAAACTG GCTCAATAATCGGAAAGCCAGACTAGCTCGTGCTAGTAAGGATGCTCGTGCATCTTCAGAGGCTGACAATTCTTTTACTGGAAAGCAAAGTGGGCCAGGGTTGAGGCAATCACATGACTCACCTGATAGCCCTGGAGAAGATCATCTCCCATTAAATTCAAGAGGCACTAGAAGCACATTGAGAACTGGTGCTGATGATAACTTGGAGGCATTAACTGATATTGTTGACATTGGCGCATCTGAATTTGCTCAGCGTAAGGCGGGTCAGTTGGTTGTGCTTTTAGATGGGCAAGGAGAAGAGATAGGCTCAGGAAGAGTACATCAGGTGTATGGTAAATGGACTGGAAGGAACTTGGAGGAATCAGGGACGTGCGCTGTGGATGTGGTTGAGCTAAAGGCTGAGAGATGGGCGCCTCTCCCGCACCCATCGGAAGCTGCAGGTTCCTCATTTGGTGAGGCTGAAGCAAAGCTTGGGGTAATGAGAGTTTTGTGGGATACGAACAAAATGTACGGGTTGCGGACTCGAAACAAATGA